The Rhodothermales bacterium nucleotide sequence ACGTGCGGCGGGGCCGGACGTTCCACGGGCGGAGGCGTGCGGTCCACCACCGGGGCCGGGCGCGCTGGCGGAGGGGTCCGCTCGACCACGGGCGGAGCGGCCTGCTGGGCCGGTCGACCGTCGCCGGGGGAATGGGAATAGGGCGGCTCGTCCTCGTGTACGTCGTCCCGCGAATCGTACTCCTCCATCGATCTCATCGTCGGGCGCTCGAGCTTTCTTTTATCGGGCGCGGCGAGGCGGATGAACCCGATCGGGTCCTGGCCCTCGAAGCGGGCAAGAATTTCCAGTTCGGACATCAAGAATGCCCGCAGCCGGGCCATGATTTCGTCCCGCCGGCCGGCGATCTTGGAGACATCCGTCTTCAGCCGCTTATGCTCGTTAAACGCCTTGCCTCGGATTTCTTCCGCCTCGGCGCGGGCTTCTTTCAGGATGATCTGCGCTTCGCGCTGGGCGTTCTCGATCGTCCGGTGCGAGTTGTCGCGGGCGGTTTCGAGGGCCTCCTGCAGGGCCTCCTCGATCTTCCGGTAATGGATGAGCTTGGAGTCCATATCCCGGATGTTCTGTTCGAGCCGGCGGTTTTCATCCAACAGGCTCCCCCACTGATCGGCCACCATATCGAGAAAACCCTGAACCTCCTGAGGATCGATGCCTCGGAATGTCCGGGTGAACTCCTGTTTCTTAATGTCGAGCGGGGTTAATTTCATGTAGATGCCCAATTTTTCGGATGCCAGGGGAAAAGCGTGGTACGAAATCGCTACCCGGGTCAGCCTGAAGATACAACATTGTACGATTCAACGAAAAACAACGAATTCAGGTCCCCGATCAGGACCGGGGTCCGAAAAGAGCGCTTCCGATCCGGACATGCGTGGCTCCTTCTTCGATCGCCACCTCGAAGTCCCCGCTCATGCCCATCGACAACGCATTCATGCCGGCGAGATGGGAATAGTCGCTCCGAGCGCGATCGAACACCTCTCGCAACCTACGAAACTCCGGCCGAACGGATTCAGGATCGTCGGTCGGCGAGGCCAGCGTCATAAATCCGAGTACATCCAACGTCTGCAACCGCCTGAGGCCCTCGAGCAGTCCGGCCAGGGCGTCCGGGTCGGCGCCGAACTTGGAGGCCTCTCCCGAGACGTTGACCTGTACGAAACAGGGCATCCGGCGGCCGGCGGCCTGCGCCCGCGCGTCCAACTCCTCGGCCAGCTCCAGACGGTCGACGCTGTGTACAAAATCCGCGCAGGCCACGACGTCTCGGACTTTATTGCGCTGGATGTGTCCAATCATGTGCCAGAACACCCCGTCCCCCCCTGTGGCCCCCTGTATTTCGCGGACTTTTTGCGTCAGTTCCTGGACGCGATTTTCGCCAAAATGCTGTACACCGGCGGCCATCGCCTCTAGAACGACCGCGATCGGGTACGTCTTAGTAACCGCCACCAGCGTCACCGACGACCGCTCGCGCCCCGCACGTTCACAGGCGCGGACAATGTGCTGTTCGATCTCCTGCAAACGTGTAGTCAGGTGGCCGGGTACGCGTTCCATAACGGCGTTAAACGTTTTTACGTTGAACGTTAAAATACTACAGCTACGTAGAACGTGCGATCAAACGAAAAAACGTTCAACGATTAACGTTCAACCCCTTTACCGTTCCGCCCTCAGCACCTCCAGCGGCGGCCGCGCGTAGATGCCGCGGCTATTAAGCAGGCCGATGACGAGGGTGAGACCGGTGATGAGGAGGCCGATTAGCACGATCGGGCCGAGTGAGGGTACAAAGGGGGTGTCGAACACGAATAGGGCGAGCGCCGCGCTGCTGGCCAGGGCGAGAAGCATCCCCGTCGCGGTCGCAAAAAAGCCCAGGAACAGGTACTCGATGAGCATGATCCGGATGAGTTGTCGGCGGGACGCCCCCAGCGTCTTGAGCAACACACTCTCTTCGATGCGCTGGAACCGGCTTACCGTGACCGCCGCCACGAGTACGATCATCCCCGTACACAGGCTGAAGAGCGCCATGAACCGCAGCACAAACGCGATCCGCTCGTAGATCGTGTCGAAGATATTCAGCACCAGCGTCAGATCGATCGACGAAACGTTCGGGTACCCGTTAAACAACGCGGCGGTGAGCGAACCCGCTTCGACGTCGCCGGCCGTCCGGGTCAGCATCACAAAAAATTGCGGCGCCGCCTCAAGCACGCCTTCGGGGAAGATGACAAAAAAGTTGGTCTGAAACCGTTGCCAGTCCACCGACCGCAGGCTGGACACATACGTCGTGATCGGCAGCCCCTGCACGTCCCACACGAGGGTGTCGCCGAGGCCCACGTTCAACTCTCTGGCCAGATCCTGCTCGACGCTGATCGGCACGATCTCCGCGTCGGCGGCAACCGTGCCGATAAAGGCGCCGGCCTCCAGGGTCTCCGCATCGTTCATGGCCCCGCGGTAGGACGACCGGTACTCCCGCCGCAGCGCCCAGCCCCCACCCTGCCGCGTCGTGTCGCGCCGCATGGCCTCGACATCGTCGCCCTTTACCCGCGCGAGCCGCATGGTTACGATGGGCACCTCTTCGATGATTTCCAACCCCTGCTGCAGGACGATTTCGCGCACGCCGCCGATCTGCACCTTTTGAATGTCGAACAAGACGGTATTCGGCCGGCCCTCGCCGCCGGCGACCTGGATCTGCGCCATCAAGGTCTGCTGAGCCAGGTAGAGTGTCATGATGAGGAACGTGCCGAGTCCCAGCGCCAGCATCAACATCAGCGTCTGGTTGTTCGGCCGGTACAGATTTGAGAGGCCCTGGCGCCAGGGATACGACCAGCTCGCCGGCATCAGGCGCGGCGCGAAATGGATGATCCCCTTCGCTACCAGCGCCAGCATCCCGAAGACGATGGTGACGGCGGCGGCATACCCGAGGCCCACTTCCCACTCCGGCGCCTGGATGATCGACAGACCTGCCACGACCAGCGCGATAATGACATAAATGCCCCGGCGCAGCCAGACGCTGCCGGCCGAAGGCGTCGCCTCGTAGGACCGCCGCAGCGTCAACAGGGGCGACACCTCACGCACCGCCAGCAGGGGCAGCAGAGAGAACAACACCGCCACCCCGAGCCCGACGCCAAACCCGAGGGCGATGGCCGGCCAGGACAGGGTTACGGCAACCGCCACGGGCAGCACCTCCGCCAGCAACGTGGGCACCAGGTACTGGATGCCGACCCCGATCGTGCAACCGATGGCGGCGGCCAGTGCGCCCATGACGCCGGCCTGGACAAGGAAGATCAGGAATGTCGGCGTCGATCGGGCGCCGAGGCACCGCAGCACGGCCACGGTTTCGATCCGCTGGGTGATGTAGACGTGCACCGTGCTGGCGACTCCAACGCCGCCCAGCAGAAGCGCCACCAGACCGACGAGGCCGAGAAATCGGTAGAGGTTGCTGAGGCCTTCGTTCCAATCGTCCTTCACTTCGGCCACGGTATCTATTCCCACCCGCTCCTCGTCGAGATGGGGGCGAATCGACTCGACCGTCTGCTCCACATCCCGCCCGTCTTCGAACAGGAAATACACCTCGTAGTCGGCCCGGCTACCGCGCTGGAGCAGCAGCGTGTCCAGGCCGGCGGAGGAGATGAAGATACGCGGACTAAACAGCGCAAACGCGGCGGACTCGCGGGGGGTCTTGATGATTTCGCCGGCGATCGGATAGGACACATTTCCCACCTGCACAGTATCTCCCACACGTACCCCGAACTGCTCGAGCAGCGCCCCATCCAGCAACGCCGCGCCGTCGCGGTGATACGCGACCGCCGCCTCGGGTGGGTCCGTCTCGATGGCGCCGTAAAACGGATACCCCTCATCGATCGCGCGAACCGTGGCGAGCCGCGCCCCCTGAACACGAGGGAAAAACGCCATCGAGGCAAACGAGATGCGTCGCGCTTGCCGGCCCCCGAGGGAATCGATCAACGCCTCGGTGGCCTCGCTGAAGGGTCCGCCCCGCTCGAGGCTCATATCCGCCCCGAACAACGCCGACGCCTCGTTGTCTACCGCCCGCTCCAGGTTATCGCCAAACGAGCGAATGGCCACCAAGGCCGCCACCCCCAACACCATGGACGACACAAACAACAACAACCGCCGGCGGCTGCCGCGGCTGTCTCGTAAGGCCATCGTGAAGACCCATTTAAGCATTGAAAAGTGGAAAGTGAAAAGTGAAAAGTTGAAAACTACCTGAACCTATCGCCAAATCCCCATCCTTGATCGCTATTCGCTATTGGCTAATCGCCTCCTCTTTCTTCGTATCCGAAACCACGGCGCCGCCGCGGAGGCGGATGATGCGTTCGGTGCGGCTGGCGAGGTCGATGTCGTGGGTGACGAGCACGAGCGTGGTGCCGGCGCGGGCGTTGAGGTCGAATAAGAGCCCCTCGATGACGGCGCCGGTATCGGAGTCCAGGTTGCCCGTGGGTTCATCGGCGAAGAGGATGCGCGGCTGGTTGATGAAGGCGCGCGCGATGCCGACACGTTGCTGCTCGCCGCCGGAAAGCTGTTTCGGGTAGTGGTGCATGCGATCGGCGAGGCCGACCTGCGCCAGAAGATCTCGCGCGCGGCCCGCGGCCTGTCGGTCCCCCCGCAATTCCGCCGGCACCATCACATTTTCAAGCGCCGACAGCGTGGGGATGAGCTGAAACGACTGGAAGATGAACCCGACCTGTTCGTTGCGTACCGCGGCCCGTTCGTCTTCCGTGAGCCGGCCTATTTCGACGCCGCAGAGCCGGATCGTCCCCGTGGAAGGAGCGTCCAGGCCGGCGCACAGGCCGAGTAGGGTGGTTTTGCCACTCCCTGAAGGCCCGACGATGGCGCACGTGTCGCCTTCGTTGAGCGTGACGGAAATCTCTTTGAGGACCGTCAGCGGCCTCCCGCCGCTCTGGTAGGTCTTCGCGATGTCGATCAGTTCGAGGACAGGTGTCCCTTGCATAATACTCCTGGCTGAAACATGGTCCGTCAGACTGGGGTAAGGAAAGCGCCAGCACACCATGAGATCCCTGCCCATGAAAAAAAGTCGCGTTTTTCGGTTCTTCCTCCCCCTTCTCCTGCTCATTGCCGCATGTGGCGGCCGGGAGGAGGCCGCGCCGGCGCCGGCCGAGATCGCCACGCCGCCGGCAGGCCTGGCGCGACAGACCATCCTCGTCCTCGGCAACAGCATCGCCGCCGGCCTGGGCGTCGAACCGGAGGAGTCCTTCCCCGGGCGTTTGCAGCAGTTCATCGACTCCACCGGGCTCGCTTTCGAGGTCGTGAACGCGGGTGTGTCGGGCGAAACCACGGCCGGCGGGCTGGGCCGAATCGACTGGCTCTTGCGGCAACGCGTCGATGTGCTCATCATTGAACTCGGGGGCAACGACGGGCTGCGCGGCACCGTCCCGGAGGCGACCAAGGCGAACCTCGTGGCGATCATCGAGCGCACCCGCGACCGGTACCCGGAGGCGGACATCCTGCTCGCCGGCATGCAGATGCCGCCCAACCTCGGCCAGCTGTATACAGAACGCTTCCGGGAGATCTTCCCCGAGATCGCCGCCGAACATGACACCCACCTCGTCCCATTCCTGCTGGACCGCGTCGGTGGCGTGGCCAGCCTCAACCAGCCGGACGGCATCCATCCTACTCCCGAGGGGCATCACATCGTGGCCGAGACCGTCTGGCGCTATCTCGAACCGGTGCTGCGTGCGCGGATGTTATAGCAGGACTGGATTCCGCGACCGTTTCTTGCTACCTTGCCGGCGTCGCGCCCTCTTATCATCCGCTCCAATACGACCGGCTGGCCACGCCGGCGGCGAAATTGCTCGCCATTTACGCGCGGCAGGCTCCCTGTACGGAACGTCTTGGTAGTCAGCCATGTTGACGGTCGGAATCGATCACTTCTTCAGCCCGGTGCTTTCAGGCACAGCGCACTCATGAATATGCCAGGCGGCTGCCGCCTTTTTGCCGTCTTTGCACCGTCCCAGGTATCCATGGAGGATTGCTCGCGCGCCCAACTGTTATGAGCTCGAATCAGGACCCGTCATACGACAAGCGCCTTGAGCAGCTCGAACGGACCGTGGCCCATCTCGAGTACACGATTTCGCGGCTCCAGGAGCGGCTGACGAGCAGTAACGCCCCTGTTCCACCGCGCCGACCGGCGCACCACGAAGGTTCGGATCCGCGGCCCGGCACCAGCCGGCTATTGGCCGACGTCAAGCCCGCGCCGGCCTCGGAAACACCCGTCCCGGCTGAACGACCAGGTCGTGTGCGGCCCATGTATGCGCTCAACGCCGATCGGTGGATGAACCGGGTCGGGCTGGCTTTTGTCCTCTTCGGCATCGTGTTCGGCATCAAATATTTTCTCGACCAGGCCTGGTTCACCCCGCTCCTGCGCGTCCTCTCCGGCCTTTCGGCGGGCGCCTTGTTGACACTCGCCGGCTTCCACTGGCACCGGAAGCGCACCCGTCTCGCCCAGGTCCTACTCTGCGCCGGGGTGGCCATGCTCTACCTGACGGCATTCGCCGCCTATCAGCTGTATTTTATCGTCCCGTACCCGGTCGCCTATTTCGGCATGTTCGCCGTATCGGTCGGCGCCTTCCTGCTGTCCATCAAGCGGGACGACCCTGTGGTGTCGATCCTGGCCGTCTTCGGCGGCCTGGTCACGCCTTTCATCATGCACTCGCAGGGCGACAACCTGTTCGGCATCATCAGTTATACGTCGCTCATCCTCACGGGCGCGGCGGTCATTTACTGGTTCACCGGGTGGCGTAGCCTGTTGTTTCTGTCGGCGATCGGGGGCTGGATCGTCATTATCCTCTGCTACCTGAACGTCGGCCTCTACTTCGAATCGGTCGCGGCCGACCGCTGGTTGCTGCTATTTGGCGTGTTGCTGGGCTGGGTGTTGTTCTGGGCGATGCCGGTCGTCCGCGGCATCCTCCGAGCGCGGTATCCCGAGCGATACGCCGCGCCTCCGCCGGTGCGCGCCGTCGGCTACTTCTTCAACCATCCCGCCCTCCCCCTCTCCGTCGCGACGCCGCTGCTGACCTTTGTGTTCAGCATGCTGATCTGGGACCTGTCTGATAACCTGTGGGGCTGGATCGCGCTCGAAGCGGCAGCCATCTACGGCTTCCTCTATCTGTATATCCGCGGACGGGACCTCAACCACCTGGCGCAGATGCAGGGCTTCGCGGCGTCGGTGCTGCTGGTGATGGGTCTGTTTCTCCTCTTCAAGGAATACGCCCTGCTGGTGGCTCTCGCGTCGGCGGCGGCTGTGATGCGTCATGTGGCACGCCTCATGAAGGACCGGATCATGTCCTTCAACTCGCATGCGCTTTTCCTGGTAGTGATCTCCTGGCTGACCATGCGGCTGTTGAATGTGGATGTGGCCGGCACGCCCGTTATGAACCTGCCAGCCCTCTGCGAGCTGGCCGTGATCGTCCTCTGCGCTAGCATGGCGCCCATCCTGCGCCGATCCTGGATGTACCTCATCTACCTCTTCTGCGCCCACTTCCTGTTTCTGGGATGGGTCTATCGCGAGGTGGGCTCGATGTACGGGGGCGAGGCCCTGGTGACGGCGATCTGGACCGGCTACGGCATCATCCTGTTTGCATTTTCGTACTGGAACAGCGCCCTGCTGCTTCGCCGCGTCGGAATCGGGACACTCGGGCTCACCCTCTCCAAATTTTTTCTGTTCGATCTGGATACCGTCGACCCGCTGGTCCGCGTCATCCTCTTCCTCGGCTTCGGGATCTCGTTCCTGGGCCTGAGCTCCCTCCTGCCCCGGCTCATCGCCCGCAACGTGCGCATTTCACAGGCGCCGGCGGCCGACGCTACTGAAACTGAAGGCAAAAGGTAAAGGAGAAAAGGCAAAAGTGACTGGTATTTTTTAACGGATCATTGCCAGTTTTTCCTTTTACATTTTCCCCTTTACCTTTCCCGTCAATCCACCGCCTTCACCTCGTTGGTCAACTTCACGATTGAATCCTTCGCGTCGCCGAAGAGCAACTGCGCGTTGTCGTAGAAAAACAGCTCGTTTTCCACGCCGGAGTAGCCGGGGCGCATGCTCCGCTTGAGGATGACGACGTTGCGGGACTTGTCGACGTTCAGGATAGGCATGCCGTAGATCGGACTGGCCTTGTCGTGGCGCGCGGCGGGGTTTACGACGTCGTTCGCGCCGATGACCAGCGTTACATCCGTATTGTCGAACTCGCCGTTGATATCATCCATCTCGAACAACTTGTCGTACGGCACATTGGCCTCGGCGAGGAGCACGTTCATATGGCCCGGCATGCGGCCGGCCACGGGATGGATCGCGTATTTCACGGTGACGCCCTTGGACTGCAACACGTCCGCAAGCTCGCGCACCTGATGCTGTGCTTGCGCCACGGCCATGCCGTATCCCGGGACGATGATCACGTTCTGGGCATAGCTGAGCATGATCGCGACGTCCTCGGGCGTTGTGGATCGCACGGATTTGCCTTCGAAGTTGGACTTCGACTCGCCGGCGTCCGCCGTGTTGTCGCCGCCAAAACCGCCCAGCAAAACGTTGATCAGCGAGCGGTTCATCGCGTCGCACATGATCTTGGTGAGGATCAACCCCGAAGCGCCCACCAGCGCACCGCTTACGATGAGCGCCGTATTGTCCAGCACAAACCCCGTGGCGGATGCCGCGAGACCCGAGTACGAGTTCAGTAGTGCGATGACCACCGGCATGTCCGCCCCGCCGATCGGGATCACGAGAAGAATACCCAGCAGGAGCGAAGCCACGACGACGCCGGCCGCCGCCCACAGCAGCCAATCGGAATGCGCCGGAAACGCGCCGGCCTCGTACGCCGCGAGCACATGCCCCGCGATCACCACGGCGGCCAGCAGGAGCGTCAACACGCGCATCCCGGGGAAGGAGATGGGATTGCCGCTCACCTTCCCGCTCAACTTGCCCACGGCGACGAAGCTGCCTGAAAACGTCACAGTGCCGATGAGGATACTCAAGAAGATGGTGATGCCGATCGCGGCACTAAACGGGGCCTCCGGCGCGGCCACCGAAGCCGGCTCGGCCGCCCAGACGATGTAGCGCATGAGTTCGGCGCCGGCGACCAACGTCGACCCGATCCCTCCGAGCCCGTTCAGCGCGCCCACCATCTCGGGCATGGACGTCATCTCTACCCGCCGCGCCATCACCAAACCGATGCCCGCGCCGATCACAAGGCCAAGCAGCATCTCGACGGGCGTCAAAATATCCGCCACGAACAACGTCGCCAGCACCGCGATCAGCATCGCGATCGACGACAACCTGTTCCCCTGCCGCGCCGTCGATGGCGACTGGAGACGCTTCATGCCGACAATAAAGAGCGAGGCGGCAAGCAAGTAAGCAAGATCGATCAGGGTAGCGATCATGGCGAAACGGAGAATGCGGTGGGAACGGAAAGGGTTTAACGTTTAGAAACTGTTGAGATTTATGGTTGGCTCCTATCCGAGTGTATGCTTTGTGTCCAATTGTCGCATTTCCCTGGGGTCGTCATCCCCGCGAAAGCGGGGATCCATGCAAATCTGTCTGAATGGCTTGGATCCCCAATCAAGTTGGGGATGACGAGTAGAGAGCATTCGCAAAATCTCAACAGTTTCTTAAGGTTCGAAGTTCAAGGTTGGGCCAGCAAGATACCTTGAACCTTAAACCCCACACCTTAAGCCTTCTTCTTGAACATCTGCAGCATCCGATCCGTCACCAGGAAGCCGCCGACGACGTTGATCGTCGCGACGATGACGGCCGCGAAACCCAGCCATTTCGCGGCGGAGCCACCGACCATGCCGGCCGCCACCAGGGCGCCGACGATCGTGATGCCGCTGATGGCGTTGGTGCCGGACATGAGGGGCGTGTGCAGCGTCTGCGGGACTTTGCTTATCACCTCGAACCCGATGAAGGAGGCCAGCACGAAGATGATCAGATTCTCTAACATGGTTTTAACGGTTCAACGCGTGACAGAAAGGGTGATCAAGCAGCGAGCAGGCTCTTCACCCGCTCGTTGACGACTTCGCCGGCGTGGGTGACGCAGGCGCCTTTGATGATGTCGTCTCCAAAATCCAGCTGAAATGCCCCGTCCTTGTAGAAATCCAGGATCATGGCCATCAGCACGCGGGCGTACATCTGGCTGGCGTGCACGGGCATTTCGGCGGGCAGGTTGGTGGGGCCCATGATGGTGACGCCGTGTTTGACGATTGTCTGACCGGGTTCGGTGAAGGCGCAGTTCCCACCGTTCGCGGCGGCGAGATCAACCACGATGGATCCCGGACTCATCGCCTTCACGGCCTCCTCGGTGATGAGCAGCGGCGCGCGCCGGCCGGGGATGAGGGCCGTCGACACCACGACATCCGATGAGCCGATGTGCGGCACGAGCAACTCGGTCTGCCGGTGCGCCTTTTCCTCGGCGAGGGCCTTCGCGTACCCGCCGGCGTCCTGCGAGCCGGCCGTCTCCAGTTCGAGCTGGACGAACGTTGCTCCGAGGCTCTCGATCTCTTCGCGCACCGCGTCGCGCACGTCGTACCCCCACACCTTCGCGCCCAGTCGGCGGGCCGTAGCAATGGCCTGCAGGCCGGCGACGCCGGCGCCGAGGACGAGAACGTTGGCGGGTTTGACCGTGCCGGCGGCGGTGGTCAGCAGCGGGAAGAACTTGGGCAGCGCCTCGGCGGCTTTCAACACAGCCTTGTAGCCGGCAATCGAACTCATGGCCGAGAGCGCATCCATCTTCTGGGCCCGCGAAATACGGGGCACCAGCTCGGTGCTGAAGGCTGTGACTTTCTGCGCGGCGAGGCTGCGGGTGACCTGCGGAGCATCGAGCGGGCTCAGAAATCCAATGTAGATCGCCCCTTCGCGAAGCATCCCGACCTCGGCATCGGAGGGCGGGGCGACCTTCAGTACGAGGTCCGCCCCGAACGCATCGACCCGGGTGCCGATTCGGGCGCCGGCCGCCGTAAACGCCGCATCACCGTGGTACGAACCGGCCCCGGCGCCGGCCTCGACGATGATCTCCATGCCCTTTTTCACCAACCGCCCGACAACCTCGGGCACCAGGGCCACGCGCCGCTCATCTGTTGCAGTCTCCGCGGGAACGCCAATCGTAAATGCCATAACTCCAGTGGGGTTCAGTACATAGTCTCGAACGCCCGAAGAATACAGCGGCCGGAGTCAAAAAATGTAAGGAGATTCCTTAAAGATGGTTTAAGGTTCGGGGTTTAAGGTTTAAGGGACTCTTTTGACCTTGAACCTGAAGTTGGTTTAAGGTTCAGGGTTGAAGGCTCGAGGGAAGGTTCCGTCTCACCGCATTAAACCTCGAACCTTAACCCTTTAACCCATTCTTCCCCTCTCAAACCGGTCCATGAACGCCACCAGCGCATCCACCGAGGCTACGGGGCAGGCGTTGTAGATCGAGGCGCGCATGCCGCCGACGGAGCGATGACCCTTCAAGCCGAGCAGCCCTTCTTTTTCGGCGCTTTTGACGAACTCGTCCTCCAGCGCTTCATCGCGCAGGCGGAAACAGACGTTCATCTCGGAGCGGTCGGCCTGGTCCGCCGTGCCACGGTAGAAGTCGGTGGCGTCGATGCGGGCGTAGAGTTTACCGGCTTTTTCGGCGTTTCGCTTGTGGATGCCCGGAATACCTCCGAGGCCTTCGAGCCAGCGGAGGACTTTCTCGACCATATAGATCGCAAACACCGGCGGCGTATTGTAGAGGTCGGCCGCGTGGGTGCCGTAGTCGAGCATGACGGGCAGGTTCGGGTTGCGCTTCTGGAGGAAGGCGTCCTTCACGAGAACGACCGTGACGCCGGCCGGCCCGATGTTTTTCTGGGCGCCGGCATAGATGAGGCCGTAGCGATCGAGCGTCAGCGGCCGGCTCAGGAAGTCGCTGGAGGCATCACACACGAGCGGGACCCCAACATTCGGCTCCTCATGAAACTGGGTGCCGAAGATGGTATTGTTCGACGTGTAGTGGAGATACGCCGCCTTCGGATCGAGCTGCCAGGTCGACCGCGCCGGGATGTACGCGAAATTGCGGTCCTTGCTGCTCGCGACCTGTTTCGATGCGCCGACCAGCGCGCCCTGTTTGTACGCGTTCGAGGCCCAGGTACCGGTCACCAGGTAATCGGCGCTTCCGCCCGCCGGCAGGAAGTTCAGCGGTACCTGGTAAAACTGCATCGACGCCCCGCCCTGC carries:
- the serC gene encoding 3-phosphoserine/phosphohydroxythreonine transaminase, which produces MSHRLHNFSAGPGTLPESVLLEVRDELPEYKGIGSSIMEISHRAKEYAAIEASARASLRRLLGLGEDWHILFLQGGASMQFYQVPLNFLPAGGSADYLVTGTWASNAYKQGALVGASKQVASSKDRNFAYIPARSTWQLDPKAAYLHYTSNNTIFGTQFHEEPNVGVPLVCDASSDFLSRPLTLDRYGLIYAGAQKNIGPAGVTVVLVKDAFLQKRNPNLPVMLDYGTHAADLYNTPPVFAIYMVEKVLRWLEGLGGIPGIHKRNAEKAGKLYARIDATDFYRGTADQADRSEMNVCFRLRDEALEDEFVKSAEKEGLLGLKGHRSVGGMRASIYNACPVASVDALVAFMDRFERGRMG
- a CDS encoding Re/Si-specific NAD(P)(+) transhydrogenase subunit alpha, translating into MAFTIGVPAETATDERRVALVPEVVGRLVKKGMEIIVEAGAGAGSYHGDAAFTAAGARIGTRVDAFGADLVLKVAPPSDAEVGMLREGAIYIGFLSPLDAPQVTRSLAAQKVTAFSTELVPRISRAQKMDALSAMSSIAGYKAVLKAAEALPKFFPLLTTAAGTVKPANVLVLGAGVAGLQAIATARRLGAKVWGYDVRDAVREEIESLGATFVQLELETAGSQDAGGYAKALAEEKAHRQTELLVPHIGSSDVVVSTALIPGRRAPLLITEEAVKAMSPGSIVVDLAAANGGNCAFTEPGQTIVKHGVTIMGPTNLPAEMPVHASQMYARVLMAMILDFYKDGAFQLDFGDDIIKGACVTHAGEVVNERVKSLLAA